One genomic segment of Microbacterium sp. ProA8 includes these proteins:
- the pstB gene encoding phosphate ABC transporter ATP-binding protein PstB: MSKSIEVNDLNVYYSDFLAVEGVSLNIEPRSVTAFIGPSGCGKSTFLRTLNRMHEVIPGARVEGEVLLDGDNLYGANVDPVLVRRQVGMVFQRPNPFPTMSIKENVLAGVKLNNKKMSKSDSDALVEKSLMGANLWNEVKDRLDKPGSGLSGGQQQRLCIARAIAVSPEVILMDEPCSALDPISTYAIEELIGELKNDYTVVIVTHNMQQASRVSDKTAFFNIAGTGKPGKLIEYNDTTAIFTTPSVQATEDYVSGRFG; encoded by the coding sequence ATGTCCAAGAGCATCGAAGTCAACGACCTCAACGTCTACTACAGCGACTTCCTGGCCGTCGAAGGCGTCTCGCTCAACATCGAGCCGCGCAGCGTGACCGCCTTCATCGGCCCATCGGGGTGCGGCAAGTCGACGTTCCTGCGCACCCTGAACCGCATGCACGAAGTCATCCCCGGCGCCCGCGTCGAGGGCGAGGTGCTGCTGGACGGCGACAACCTCTACGGCGCCAACGTCGACCCGGTGCTCGTGCGCCGCCAGGTCGGCATGGTGTTCCAGCGGCCCAACCCGTTCCCCACGATGTCGATCAAGGAGAACGTGCTCGCGGGCGTCAAGCTCAACAACAAGAAGATGTCCAAGTCGGACTCCGACGCGCTCGTCGAGAAGTCCCTCATGGGCGCCAACCTGTGGAACGAGGTCAAGGACCGTCTCGACAAGCCGGGCTCGGGCCTCTCGGGCGGCCAGCAGCAGCGACTCTGCATCGCGCGCGCGATCGCCGTGTCGCCCGAGGTGATCCTCATGGACGAGCCGTGCTCGGCCCTGGACCCGATCTCGACCTACGCCATCGAGGAGCTGATCGGCGAGCTCAAGAACGACTACACGGTCGTCATCGTCACGCACAACATGCAGCAGGCTTCGCGCGTGAGCGACAAGACGGCGTTCTTCAACATCGCCGGCACCGGCAAGCCGGGCAAGCTCATCGAGTACAACGACACCACCGCGATCTTCACGACGCCGTCGGTGCAGGCCACGGAGGACTACGTCTCCGGCCGATTCGGCTGA
- a CDS encoding helix-turn-helix transcriptional regulator, with amino-acid sequence MVSAVQTTQTLAHLRRARDLIDREYAQPLDVPTMATKALMSPAHFSREFKAAYGETPYAYLMTRRIERAMALLREGTSVTDACTAVGATSLGSFSSTFSEIVGETPSSYRSRPHDAAEAMPLCVAKILTRPTRYA; translated from the coding sequence GTGGTTTCCGCCGTGCAGACGACCCAGACCCTCGCGCACCTGCGGCGTGCGCGCGATCTCATCGATCGCGAGTACGCGCAGCCGCTCGACGTGCCGACGATGGCGACGAAAGCCCTGATGTCTCCGGCGCACTTCTCGCGGGAGTTCAAGGCGGCATACGGCGAGACCCCGTACGCGTACCTCATGACCCGGCGGATCGAGCGCGCCATGGCGCTGCTGCGCGAGGGCACGTCGGTGACGGATGCCTGCACCGCCGTCGGTGCGACCTCGCTCGGCTCGTTCAGCTCGACGTTCAGCGAGATCGTGGGGGAGACCCCGAGCTCGTACCGGTCCCGGCCGCATGACGCCGCCGAGGCGATGCCGCTGTGCGTCGCGAAGATCCTCACGCGCCCGACCCGGTACGCCTGA
- the pstC gene encoding phosphate ABC transporter permease subunit PstC, translating to MTTTTAPAAGKVKQRPGDRWFSGTALAAGVMILVTLAAVALFLIIQSIPGLTATSETASILTGNFWQYVWPLAFGTVWASFLALLMAVPLAVSVALFISHYAPRRLAQGLGYIVDLLAAVPSVVFGLWGILVLAPAVQPVYAWLNANMGWFPLFGGTVSSTGRTIFTAAIVLAVMVVPIITAICREIFLQTPVLHEEAALALGATRWEMVRMAVFPFGRSGIVSASMLGLGRALGETMAVAMVLSATGVVTFQLFTSENPSTIPANIALTFPEAYGTNVNVLIATGLILFIVTFAVNAIARWIVSRREAFSGAN from the coding sequence ATGACCACGACGACCGCCCCGGCCGCGGGCAAGGTCAAGCAGCGGCCGGGCGACCGCTGGTTCTCGGGAACCGCTCTCGCCGCCGGCGTGATGATCCTCGTCACGCTCGCCGCCGTCGCGCTCTTCCTGATCATCCAGTCCATCCCCGGTCTGACCGCCACCAGTGAGACGGCGAGCATCCTCACCGGGAACTTCTGGCAGTACGTCTGGCCGCTCGCGTTCGGCACGGTCTGGGCGTCCTTCCTGGCGCTGCTGATGGCCGTCCCCCTGGCCGTCTCGGTCGCCCTCTTCATCTCGCACTACGCACCGCGCCGCCTCGCGCAGGGTCTCGGCTACATCGTCGACCTGCTGGCCGCGGTGCCCTCCGTCGTCTTCGGCCTGTGGGGCATCCTCGTGCTGGCCCCCGCCGTGCAGCCGGTGTACGCGTGGCTCAACGCCAACATGGGCTGGTTCCCGCTGTTCGGCGGCACCGTCTCCAGCACCGGCCGCACGATCTTCACCGCAGCGATCGTGCTGGCGGTCATGGTGGTCCCCATCATCACCGCGATCTGCCGGGAGATCTTCCTGCAGACCCCGGTGCTCCACGAGGAGGCCGCCCTTGCACTCGGCGCGACGCGGTGGGAGATGGTCCGCATGGCCGTCTTCCCCTTCGGCCGCAGCGGCATCGTGTCCGCCTCGATGCTGGGGCTCGGTCGCGCCCTCGGCGAGACGATGGCGGTCGCCATGGTGCTGTCCGCGACCGGCGTCGTCACCTTCCAGCTCTTCACCTCGGAGAACCCCAGCACCATCCCGGCGAACATCGCCCTGACGTTCCCCGAGGCGTACGGCACCAATGTCAACGTGCTGATCGCGACGGGTCTCATCCTCTTCATCGTCACCTTCGCGGTCAACGCCATCGCACGATGGATCGTGAGCCGCCGCGAGGCATTCTCGGGAGCGAACTGA
- the pstS gene encoding phosphate ABC transporter substrate-binding protein PstS, protein MKISRIAQVGAVAAIAALALAGCASNETPTGDNADAATSDLSGEIAGGGASSQEVAVQAWTAGFQTANPDVTITYDPSGSGAGRESFQAGAFPFAGSDRAFKVEEIEAGGFEACAEGSGIVELPTYISPIAVIFNIEGVDSLNLDAATIAGLFAGTITNWNDPAIAALNEGVTLPDLAVTPVHRADDSGTTENFTDYLFQAAGDVWTSEPDGVWPLSTGEAAQGTSGVVSAVAGGNGTVGYADASRAAEEGLSTVAVKVGDEFVEYSPEAAAAIVDASPFEEGRTEGDLAIELDRTSEEAGVYPIVLVSYMIACQEYADAAVAPIVKGYLEYVASAEGQEAAAAAAGNAPISDSLREKVNAAIETIVAE, encoded by the coding sequence GTGAAGATCTCTCGCATCGCCCAGGTGGGCGCTGTCGCCGCAATCGCGGCCCTCGCCCTCGCCGGCTGCGCTTCCAACGAGACCCCGACCGGCGACAACGCCGACGCAGCCACCTCGGACCTCTCCGGCGAGATCGCCGGCGGCGGCGCCTCGTCGCAGGAGGTCGCCGTCCAGGCGTGGACCGCCGGCTTCCAGACCGCCAACCCCGACGTCACCATCACGTACGACCCGTCGGGCTCGGGTGCCGGGCGCGAGTCGTTCCAGGCGGGCGCGTTCCCGTTCGCCGGCTCGGACCGTGCGTTCAAGGTCGAGGAGATCGAGGCCGGAGGGTTCGAGGCGTGCGCCGAGGGCTCGGGCATCGTCGAACTGCCGACCTACATCTCGCCGATCGCCGTCATCTTCAACATCGAGGGCGTCGACTCGCTCAACCTCGACGCCGCGACCATCGCGGGCCTGTTCGCCGGCACCATCACGAACTGGAACGACCCGGCGATCGCCGCCCTCAACGAGGGCGTGACGCTCCCCGACCTGGCCGTGACGCCGGTGCACCGCGCCGACGACTCGGGCACCACCGAGAACTTCACCGACTACCTCTTCCAGGCCGCCGGCGACGTGTGGACGAGCGAGCCCGACGGCGTCTGGCCGCTCTCGACCGGCGAGGCCGCACAGGGCACCTCGGGTGTCGTCTCGGCCGTCGCGGGAGGCAACGGCACCGTCGGCTACGCCGACGCGTCGCGCGCCGCCGAAGAGGGCCTCTCGACCGTCGCCGTCAAGGTCGGCGACGAGTTCGTCGAGTACTCGCCCGAGGCCGCCGCGGCCATCGTCGACGCTTCGCCGTTCGAAGAGGGCCGCACCGAGGGCGACCTCGCGATCGAGCTCGACCGCACCTCGGAAGAGGCCGGCGTCTACCCGATCGTGCTCGTCAGCTACATGATCGCGTGCCAGGAGTACGCCGACGCGGCGGTCGCCCCGATCGTCAAGGGCTACCTCGAGTACGTCGCCAGCGCCGAGGGCCAGGAGGCCGCCGCGGCGGCCGCCGGCAACGCGCCGATCTCAGACAGCCTGCGCGAGAAGGTCAACGCGGCGATCGAGACGATCGTCGCCGAGTAA
- a CDS encoding RNA degradosome polyphosphate kinase — MIEPEVLDAGLGDADDDDFDLSEVFDSQLPDHRYLDRELSWLAFNLRVLELAEDPNLPTLERANFLAIFASNLDEFFMVRVAGLKRRIATGLALPTNVGRSPADVLGDISAEAHRLQMRHAQAWTSLVMPAMADAGIQVVSYDTLDEAERAALYEYFQAQVFPVLMPLAVDPAHPFPYISGLSLNLAIRIRNARTGRQEFARLKVPPMLPRFVELPPAAGAVRYLPLEDLISNHLDDLFPGMEVLDHHAFRLTRNEDMVIEEDETENLIQALEAELLRRRFGPPIRLEITDDMDDVTLDLLVKELDITAQEVYRLPGPLDLRGLFDLSRIDRPDLHFAPHLPTTALAFQPGDNNERADIFAAIRKGDVLVHHPYESFATSVQSFLEQAAKDPHVLAIKQTLYRTSGDSPIVEALIDAAEAGKQVLALVEIKARFDEANNIVWARKLEKAGVHVVYGLVGLKTHCKLALVIREESGVLRSYSHVGTGNYNPKTSRIYEDFGLFTADDQVGRDLTRLFNELSGYAIEKKFKRILVAPLHLRKGLLRLIEKERRNALGGKPASVRIKVNSMVDEQIIDALYRASQAGVKVEVCVRGICSLKPGVPGMSENITVRSILGRYLEHSRIFAFHNDGEPVVYIGSADMMHRNLDRRVEALVRVSTPAHVKELNDLFTLSMSDNTSSWHLGPDGEWVRHNIGEDGKPLLDIQDRTMTNVQRRRRARAVR, encoded by the coding sequence ATGATCGAACCCGAGGTGCTCGACGCCGGCCTGGGCGATGCGGACGACGACGACTTCGACCTGTCGGAGGTCTTCGATTCGCAGCTTCCCGACCACCGCTACCTGGATCGCGAGCTCAGCTGGCTCGCCTTCAACCTGCGCGTGCTCGAACTCGCCGAAGACCCGAACCTGCCCACCCTGGAACGGGCGAACTTCCTGGCGATCTTCGCGAGCAACCTCGACGAGTTCTTCATGGTGCGCGTCGCGGGCCTGAAGCGCCGCATCGCGACCGGCCTGGCCCTGCCCACCAACGTCGGCCGGTCCCCCGCCGACGTGCTCGGGGACATCTCAGCCGAGGCGCATCGCCTGCAGATGCGGCATGCGCAGGCGTGGACGTCGCTGGTGATGCCGGCGATGGCGGATGCCGGCATCCAGGTCGTCTCGTACGACACGCTCGACGAGGCCGAGCGGGCCGCGCTGTACGAGTACTTCCAGGCGCAGGTCTTCCCGGTCCTGATGCCGCTCGCGGTGGACCCCGCCCACCCGTTCCCGTACATCTCCGGGCTGTCGCTGAACCTCGCGATCCGCATCCGCAACGCCCGCACCGGGCGCCAGGAGTTCGCCCGGCTCAAGGTGCCGCCGATGCTCCCCCGGTTCGTCGAACTGCCGCCCGCCGCCGGCGCGGTGCGGTACCTGCCGCTCGAAGACCTCATCTCGAACCACCTCGACGACCTCTTCCCCGGCATGGAGGTGCTGGACCACCACGCCTTCCGCCTGACCCGCAACGAGGACATGGTCATCGAGGAGGACGAGACCGAGAACCTCATCCAGGCGCTCGAGGCGGAGCTGCTGCGTCGGCGATTCGGCCCGCCGATCCGCCTCGAGATCACCGACGACATGGACGACGTGACGCTCGACCTCCTCGTGAAGGAGCTCGACATCACGGCACAGGAGGTCTACCGCCTCCCCGGGCCGCTCGACCTGCGCGGGCTGTTCGACCTCTCGCGCATCGACCGCCCGGACCTGCACTTCGCGCCGCACCTGCCCACGACCGCGCTGGCGTTCCAGCCGGGCGACAACAACGAGCGCGCGGACATCTTCGCCGCCATCCGCAAGGGCGACGTGCTCGTGCACCACCCTTACGAGTCCTTCGCGACGAGCGTGCAGTCCTTCCTCGAGCAGGCGGCGAAGGACCCGCATGTGCTCGCCATCAAGCAGACCCTCTACCGGACGTCGGGCGACAGTCCGATCGTCGAGGCGCTCATCGACGCCGCCGAGGCCGGGAAGCAGGTGCTGGCGCTCGTCGAGATCAAGGCGCGCTTCGACGAGGCCAACAACATCGTGTGGGCCCGCAAGCTCGAGAAGGCCGGCGTCCACGTCGTCTACGGCCTGGTCGGACTGAAGACCCACTGCAAGCTGGCCCTGGTGATCCGCGAGGAGAGCGGCGTGCTGCGCAGCTACAGCCACGTCGGCACCGGCAACTACAACCCGAAGACCAGCCGCATCTACGAGGACTTCGGCCTCTTCACCGCCGACGACCAGGTCGGTCGCGACCTGACCCGCCTGTTCAACGAGCTGAGCGGCTACGCGATCGAGAAGAAGTTCAAGCGGATCCTCGTCGCGCCGCTCCACCTGCGCAAGGGTCTGCTGCGGCTCATCGAGAAGGAGCGGCGCAACGCGCTCGGCGGCAAGCCCGCCAGCGTGCGCATCAAGGTCAACTCGATGGTCGACGAGCAGATCATCGACGCGCTGTACCGCGCCAGCCAGGCCGGCGTGAAGGTCGAGGTGTGCGTACGGGGCATCTGCTCGCTGAAGCCCGGCGTGCCCGGGATGAGCGAGAACATCACGGTCCGCTCGATCCTCGGCCGCTACCTCGAGCACTCGCGCATCTTCGCGTTCCACAACGACGGCGAGCCGGTGGTGTACATCGGCAGCGCCGACATGATGCACCGCAACCTCGACCGCCGGGTCGAGGCGCTCGTGCGGGTGTCGACACCCGCCCACGTCAAGGAGCTGAACGACCTCTTCACCCTCTCGATGAGCGACAACACCAGCTCGTGGCACCTGGGGCCGGACGGCGAATGGGTGCGGCACAACATCGGCGAGGACGGCAAGCCCCTCCTGGACATCCAGGACAGGACCATGACCAACGTGCAGCGCCGCCGGCGTGCACGGGCGGTGCGATGA
- a CDS encoding VOC family protein yields the protein MTNIALAYSPITVDDVDAAIPFYRDGLGLEVVNDVSYDGHRWVSFGFPGQPGLSLVVSDPTAGRSPDDGESLHRLIVKGSGPGPYVFTTSDLDATFEQLRAFGAEVLQEPKEQGWGPRDCAFRDPAGNHIRINQV from the coding sequence ATGACGAACATCGCGCTGGCCTACAGCCCCATCACCGTCGACGATGTCGACGCCGCCATCCCGTTCTACCGCGACGGCCTCGGTCTCGAGGTCGTCAACGACGTCTCTTACGACGGTCACCGCTGGGTGAGCTTCGGCTTCCCCGGTCAGCCCGGTCTGTCGCTCGTCGTGTCGGACCCGACGGCGGGCCGGTCGCCGGATGACGGCGAGTCGCTGCACCGCCTCATCGTGAAGGGGTCGGGTCCGGGGCCCTACGTGTTCACCACGAGCGACCTCGACGCCACCTTCGAGCAGCTGCGCGCGTTCGGCGCCGAGGTGCTGCAGGAGCCCAAGGAGCAGGGCTGGGGACCGCGCGACTGCGCGTTCCGCGACCCGGCCGGCAACCACATCCGCATCAACCAGGTCTGA
- a CDS encoding NUDIX hydrolase: MTETAVYAAGGVVWRVVDGKLRVLLIHRTKYRDVTLPKGKVDPGEMLAETAVREIHEETGIRVALGVPVGVSRYRLPSKRIKIVHYWAAEATEAAIRASAFVPNKEIAALEWVSPKKALRRLSYPVDTEIMETFVRLLDEGVLRTFPIVALRHAKALPREEWKGKDAARPLSPRGRRQAASIVGPLLAFGVRRIVSSPAVRCVETVKPLSDAIGRKIETSALIGQDAWEEGKSDARTVVGDRVRARKPSVLCSHGPVLPDILSELALATGTLRGSYLGSASALDLAAFSVVHMSVDNPGSGIVAIETHIPKN; the protein is encoded by the coding sequence ATGACCGAGACGGCCGTCTACGCGGCCGGGGGCGTCGTCTGGCGCGTCGTCGACGGCAAGCTGCGCGTGCTCCTGATCCACCGCACGAAGTACCGCGACGTCACCCTGCCCAAGGGCAAGGTCGACCCCGGCGAGATGCTCGCAGAGACCGCGGTGCGCGAGATCCACGAAGAGACCGGCATCCGTGTCGCCCTCGGCGTGCCGGTCGGCGTCTCGCGCTACCGGCTGCCCAGCAAGCGCATCAAGATCGTGCACTACTGGGCGGCCGAGGCGACGGAGGCGGCGATCCGCGCCTCGGCGTTCGTGCCGAACAAGGAAATCGCCGCGCTCGAATGGGTGTCGCCGAAGAAGGCTCTGCGCCGGCTCAGCTATCCCGTCGACACCGAGATCATGGAGACCTTCGTCCGGCTGCTCGACGAGGGCGTGCTGCGGACGTTCCCGATCGTCGCGCTGCGGCACGCCAAGGCGCTCCCCCGCGAGGAATGGAAGGGGAAGGATGCCGCCCGCCCGCTGTCTCCGCGCGGCCGCAGGCAGGCGGCCTCGATCGTCGGCCCGCTCCTCGCCTTCGGCGTCCGCAGGATCGTGTCGAGCCCCGCGGTGCGGTGCGTGGAGACCGTCAAGCCGCTGTCTGACGCCATCGGGCGCAAGATCGAGACGAGCGCTCTGATCGGCCAGGACGCGTGGGAAGAGGGGAAGTCCGACGCCCGCACCGTGGTCGGCGATCGGGTGCGTGCCCGCAAGCCGTCCGTGCTGTGCAGCCACGGACCCGTGCTGCCCGACATCCTGAGCGAACTCGCGCTCGCGACGGGCACACTGCGTGGGTCGTACCTCGGCAGCGCCTCGGCACTCGATCTCGCCGCCTTCTCGGTCGTGCACATGTCGGTGGACAATCCCGGCTCGGGGATCGTCGCCATCGAGACCCACATCCCCAAGAACTGA
- a CDS encoding anti-sigma factor, which translates to MNEEEFAELAAGAALNALSPADREAFEAARRRHPEWQHLVDTDAATAAALADTVSDALPPLTLRSTLLARVAATPQLPATPQRPAMDAAAAAAAEPVAAWSESDEQPAAEPPPATAVIQAVSRRRWTRGILGLAASLVLLVALGLGAATINDYLNRSAEVVALQQIEDAPDAQSTTVEVTDGGTATAHWSESVGKVVVVSQGLPQIADDESFELWFVRGGDAVSAGTFESADGQATALLDGEVEPGDVIAMTIEPQGGSPTGEPSSEPIVVIPTA; encoded by the coding sequence ATGAACGAGGAGGAGTTCGCCGAGCTCGCCGCCGGCGCTGCGCTGAACGCGCTGTCACCCGCCGACCGGGAGGCGTTCGAGGCCGCCCGACGCCGGCACCCCGAGTGGCAGCATCTGGTGGACACGGATGCGGCGACCGCCGCCGCGCTCGCCGACACCGTCTCCGACGCGCTGCCCCCGCTGACCCTGCGCTCGACCCTGCTCGCCCGTGTCGCGGCCACCCCGCAGCTGCCGGCGACCCCGCAGCGGCCCGCGATGGACGCGGCCGCCGCCGCGGCCGCCGAACCGGTCGCGGCGTGGTCGGAGAGCGACGAGCAGCCGGCGGCCGAGCCGCCGCCCGCGACGGCCGTCATCCAGGCGGTTTCGCGGCGGCGCTGGACCCGCGGGATCCTCGGGCTCGCCGCATCGCTGGTGCTGCTGGTCGCCCTCGGGCTCGGCGCGGCAACCATCAACGACTACCTCAACCGCTCGGCAGAGGTCGTCGCGCTCCAGCAGATCGAGGATGCCCCCGACGCCCAGTCGACCACGGTCGAGGTCACCGACGGCGGCACGGCGACGGCGCACTGGTCGGAGTCGGTCGGCAAGGTCGTGGTGGTCTCGCAGGGACTTCCGCAGATCGCTGACGACGAGAGCTTCGAGCTGTGGTTCGTGCGTGGCGGCGACGCGGTCTCGGCAGGCACCTTCGAGTCCGCGGACGGCCAGGCGACGGCATTGCTCGACGGTGAGGTCGAGCCGGGCGACGTGATCGCGATGACGATCGAGCCGCAGGGCGGTTCACCCACCGGGGAGCCGTCGTCCGAACCCATCGTGGTCATCCCCACCGCCTGA
- a CDS encoding aminodeoxychorismate lyase: protein MALLFALVIDPSAAEDARSDFADTFRVIDPSAPALSVGELSTQRGDGIFESIGVVDGHAQETEAHLERLAHSARICDLAPPNLEQWREAVDVAAQHAPRHGEGVIKLILSRGVEHGPAPTAWVTVAAAADNTVAREHGIRVVTLDRGYGIDTPAKAPWLLLGAKTLSYAVNMAAIREAKRRGADDAVFVSSDGFVLEAPTASLILRLDGRFVTPAPNGGILHGTTQLSLFAHLEEQGLATGYATIPISALGQADAAWLVSSVRLAAPITAIDDAAVPVDADLTASFNRYLLSPRD, encoded by the coding sequence ATGGCCCTGCTCTTCGCGCTCGTCATCGACCCCTCGGCAGCAGAGGATGCCCGGTCGGACTTCGCCGACACGTTCCGCGTCATCGATCCCTCGGCACCGGCACTCAGCGTCGGCGAGCTGAGCACGCAGCGGGGCGACGGCATCTTCGAGTCGATCGGGGTCGTCGACGGGCACGCGCAGGAGACGGAGGCGCATCTCGAGCGGCTCGCGCACTCAGCCCGGATCTGTGACCTGGCGCCCCCGAACCTCGAACAGTGGCGGGAGGCCGTGGACGTCGCCGCGCAGCACGCGCCGCGCCACGGCGAGGGCGTGATCAAGCTCATCCTGAGCCGCGGCGTCGAGCACGGCCCCGCGCCCACGGCCTGGGTGACCGTGGCGGCCGCCGCCGACAACACCGTCGCGCGCGAGCACGGCATCCGCGTGGTGACGCTCGATCGGGGGTATGGCATCGACACGCCCGCGAAGGCCCCGTGGCTGCTGCTCGGCGCCAAGACGCTGTCGTATGCGGTCAACATGGCGGCGATCCGCGAGGCGAAGCGGCGCGGAGCCGACGACGCCGTGTTCGTGAGCTCGGACGGCTTCGTCCTCGAAGCCCCGACCGCGTCGCTCATCCTGCGGCTCGACGGCCGCTTCGTCACTCCGGCGCCCAACGGCGGCATCCTCCACGGCACGACGCAGTTGAGCCTGTTCGCCCATCTCGAGGAGCAGGGTCTCGCGACCGGCTATGCGACGATTCCGATCAGCGCGCTGGGCCAGGCGGATGCCGCGTGGCTGGTGTCGAGCGTGCGTCTCGCGGCGCCCATCACAGCGATCGACGACGCCGCCGTCCCGGTCGACGCCGACCTCACGGCATCCTTCAATCGCTATCTGCTCAGCCCGCGCGACTGA
- the pstA gene encoding phosphate ABC transporter permease PstA: protein MTVTTAPPTAPQQVPVRETPRLTSGRLPVWAPWAILIGSLAVSAVVFAILAMGSGEDFSIAGWAVVAALVYLALIATTSSLVEGRRKGVDRLVTGVVTLAFLVAMVPLVSLAITVIVNGVAGLSAEFFSSSMRNVVGEGGGALHAIVGTLLITLAAAIISIPIGIFTAIYLVEYGARNRLARGITFLVDVMTGIPSIVAGLFAYAVFALIFGPGIRMGIMGSIALSVLMIPVVVRSTEEMLRLVPNELREAAYALGVPKWRTIAKVVLPTSIAGITTGVMLSISRVIGETAPLLLTAGVATSMNYNLFEGRMMTLPVFVYTQYMNAGIPVQAYHDRAWAAALVLIVIVMLLNLIARLVAKVFSPKLGR from the coding sequence ATGACCGTGACAACCGCTCCCCCGACGGCGCCGCAGCAGGTGCCCGTGCGCGAGACCCCGCGGCTGACCAGCGGCCGCCTGCCGGTGTGGGCTCCGTGGGCCATCCTGATCGGCAGCCTCGCGGTCAGCGCCGTAGTCTTCGCGATCCTCGCCATGGGTTCGGGTGAGGACTTCAGCATCGCAGGATGGGCCGTCGTCGCCGCCCTCGTGTACCTGGCCCTGATCGCCACGACCTCCTCGCTCGTGGAGGGCCGCCGCAAGGGCGTCGACCGGCTCGTGACCGGCGTCGTGACACTCGCGTTCCTCGTCGCGATGGTGCCTCTCGTGTCGCTGGCGATCACCGTGATCGTCAACGGCGTCGCGGGCCTCTCGGCCGAGTTCTTCTCCTCGTCCATGCGCAACGTCGTCGGCGAAGGCGGCGGCGCGCTGCACGCCATCGTCGGCACTCTGCTCATCACGCTCGCCGCGGCGATCATCTCGATCCCGATCGGCATCTTCACCGCCATCTACCTCGTGGAGTACGGTGCCCGGAACCGGCTCGCGCGCGGCATCACGTTCCTCGTCGACGTGATGACCGGCATCCCCTCGATCGTGGCAGGTCTGTTCGCCTACGCCGTGTTCGCGCTGATCTTCGGGCCCGGCATCCGCATGGGCATCATGGGATCGATCGCGCTGTCGGTGCTCATGATCCCCGTGGTGGTGCGCTCGACCGAAGAGATGCTGCGCCTCGTGCCGAACGAGCTCCGTGAGGCGGCGTACGCCCTCGGGGTGCCGAAGTGGCGCACGATCGCGAAGGTCGTGCTCCCCACCTCGATCGCGGGCATCACGACGGGCGTCATGCTGTCGATCTCGCGCGTCATCGGCGAGACGGCCCCGCTGCTCCTCACCGCCGGCGTCGCCACGTCCATGAACTACAACCTCTTCGAGGGCCGCATGATGACGCTGCCCGTCTTCGTCTACACGCAGTACATGAACGCGGGCATCCCCGTCCAGGCTTACCACGACCGGGCCTGGGCCGCCGCTCTCGTCCTCATCGTCATCGTGATGCTCCTGAACCTCATCGCGCGCCTCGTCGCGAAGGTCTTCTCGCCGAAGCTCGGCCGCTGA
- a CDS encoding DNA-directed RNA polymerase subunit beta, with protein sequence MSDSSREFHKPVRRPAELFDRVFAAEDPAEVSRVAHTTAHALLARVRADPDGDVVDRLVAFTDEHGIDDLAELWSRSPAKSLPGALWRLYLVQLMIHDDPRTAALLYERGRAELASADDVVAGAPSPAGPDELVALVDTILRGLFEGDFAVALDRAAAFCRVQASGATHLADDYEATEPERASAFTTRALRLSDYAADLTACAALWRRDALT encoded by the coding sequence ATGAGCGATTCGTCCAGGGAGTTCCACAAGCCCGTCCGCCGACCGGCGGAGCTCTTCGACCGTGTGTTCGCGGCCGAGGATCCGGCGGAGGTCTCGCGCGTCGCGCACACGACCGCGCACGCCCTGCTGGCCCGGGTGCGCGCCGACCCCGACGGCGACGTCGTCGACCGGCTCGTCGCGTTCACCGACGAGCACGGCATCGACGACCTCGCCGAACTGTGGTCGCGCTCGCCGGCGAAGTCGCTCCCCGGAGCGCTCTGGCGGCTGTACCTCGTGCAGCTCATGATCCACGACGACCCGCGCACGGCCGCGCTCCTGTACGAGCGCGGCCGTGCCGAGCTCGCCTCCGCCGATGATGTGGTCGCCGGTGCGCCGTCACCCGCCGGCCCCGACGAGCTCGTCGCCCTGGTCGACACCATCCTGCGGGGACTGTTCGAGGGGGACTTCGCCGTCGCGCTCGACCGCGCCGCCGCATTCTGCCGCGTGCAGGCGTCCGGCGCGACGCATCTCGCCGACGACTACGAGGCGACCGAGCCCGAGCGTGCGTCGGCGTTCACCACGCGCGCCCTGCGGCTCTCGGACTACGCCGCCGACCTGACAGCCTGCGCCGCGCTGTGGCGCCGCGACGCCCTCACCTGA